The Rhopalosiphum maidis isolate BTI-1 chromosome 2, ASM367621v3, whole genome shotgun sequence genome segment tatatatatatatatatattttaatgtttatacgcataattttaataacaagaaGAATGAAAAgttcttaaaatttattttaagttagtttagaaattatgttttaatttttaacatgtacaaatataagtattttttttatgaatattgtataattttaagtgtacataaaataaatttaactgtcTTTAAAATGAGAATACTCTGTATGTAAcggtttattgttatataaaatatttgtacacaaTGTACAcctagtaacaataataaatgtaccgCGTGTTATAAAATCGCTCGAAATCGCGGGCGGAAATACCCGATACCCGCCTAGGTCAAATCGGTTATtttgtgaatattaattactattattatacttcgtACTACTAACATACAGATTAACCCAGGAAGatatactaaaacaaaaataaattgtgtaccgtattttaaaattgttcatttcTTTCTCGGGTAAAGTCGGATAATACagctatagtatatattataataatgacaataataataccatcgTCTTCCTTTTTCTAATACTTCTCTCGTTCTCTCGccgttacaaattatttttaacgagcTCCGTCGTCTATTTTTCATCCATACTACACAACCGCGACACACGTCTATATCACTAACGTGTCTTTCGttgtcatataatatgatttcgaAATTCAGAACCGGTCTTAAATGAATaccaactataaatatattataatatttaggtaagcGCAAAATAAAGCGTAATCCAAAATGTTGCGCCGGTTTTcggtattttaatacttaaactgCAAGAACACTTATTTCACTGTACCAAGTACCAATAACGATCGAGTATACCtacaattaatgattaatattttatttatattaaaatcatcaaCACCGAGATCAAGTTACGCCAGTCCCTAGTCGTTAGAAATAAAtgacgtgtatataataaattgaatggcAATGGAAAAATTCTATATGAACTATATAGCTGATTTACCGGACTCAGCTGTATGAGCTTATCAATTCAGACATGTATATGATTCCTCTTCTGAATCGAAAACACTCTGGcactgaattaaataattcccCCCCcccttataatttactttttcggAAGAGGTATATGCAGTATCGTACATAAAATAGCTGTTATATGAGTCATGACCATTTCGGTGTAATGCACAATTTGTATGTTATTGCCTATTTATTCTAGTTCTATTACCGAACGAAACGGACTACAGTTCTTCTGGAGCCGATTTCAAATCAGTTGATAATCAAATAATCTATGTGAACGTTAAAAAGTGGGATCTTAAAGACCATACAAAACGatggtaaatacatattttactataggcTTCGCCGACATTTTTGCACTTGACCCGGCAAATGTTTCTAAGGGTGGCCCCAAGGctcaaatgtattgtaataataaccataaataactattaaaacggattaaaattaaatcatctgtatatagatacatatatatatgtcaataataattataattttatcattatcgtttttattagaCTACGAAAAATACCGACTACActaaaccatataatattatataattataacatatattataacgaacgCGTGAGTTTCGCCATCGTCCCGTCGTTCGGTTTAAATAAGCACGTTACGAAGTCCGCGGAAGTCGTCTAAACGGCCTGACGTCGCGCCGCCGCCGATTCGGTGGCCGCTTGCAGTGACGAGGCCTGCAGCTGTTGCCGTTGCTcctgttgttgttgctgtcGCTGTTGTCTGAGCAGCGTCGCGTTCGACTGCTGGTACAGCGCGTTCCTGGCGTCTCGCCGGTACAGCAACGTTTCGCGGCCAAGCCTGGGCACCTGTGGACGGGTCATGATCGCCTGTCGACCGAGACGCGGCGAGAACGGCGGCGAGTACGGCGGCGACCGAGCCGTGTGCCGCGACCGCGACGccgcgtcgtcgtcgtcgtcctcTTCCGACGATCTCCCGTTCCTCGCGTTCTGCTTCATCTGAATCTGATTGTACACTGCCCGGGAATAAAGCGAAAatgtaagtacatttttattcgaataaaaatattttaattacgtttttgcATGCACGAATACTATTCtagatattcaaaaaatatatctatataatatatttatacgtattctGATTTctgaatacgttttttttatattattaatatttttgtattcgaatactattttttgaaaaaataatgtatataatattttttgcattagttaaaaataggtTTATTTTCTAGACACCAACAATATTCATCAATTCAGTAAAGGAATATTGAAAACCCccgattttagatttttataaagaaatgtaaaatgtaattgaaaacCTAAATTATCAACGTATAGCTgtgctaattatatttttatacttaaacatttGTAAGAATAATCGAGTATGacagattataaaaaatgctaCTTTTGAATATTCGATTATGTATACTCcgaattcaaattaaacttGAATAAGACACAGTGACACGCGTAAATAATTTGTGTGCTGCCGTATAAGATTAAGTACGAAAACACGCCTTCCGCgccagaaaaatataattactcgGGTAATTATCACCACgtcatatacataaataacatttcaCAGATCTATACATTGTGAACAGTGGTACAGCTGCATGGGCGATCGTATAACgcgttatttacatattttaagataacgATTTGTTATTTCTGCAGTTTGGGGCGgtgaaacagtaaaaataataataataattattattatcattttcgcAGAGTCTGGCGCTCGCACACTTGCCAgacacctaacctaacctaaccacaCCATGCGTATGGTGGTTTCCAGGAGGTTTCCAGCGTCACGCCCCCCTCGCAGCGAAATCCGATCGGCAATTTATCACGACTGTTTGAACGATATTGTGGTATTAATTACTCTACAATGTATGATGTCATGTATACGACGCGTGGTCTGCCGAGAGCGAATGTCTATCGGTATTACGGTGAAAAAAAAGCGATAACGACGTTGCGACGCAATTTCGGACGAAATACAGCGGGTGCAACAGACCTTCAATATTATTGGTCATATTTGAACTGTTATTGTGTCattttgcaataataatatgtacgagcGTGTTACTAGTACGAGAGACTGAGATATTATGATAGAGACCGGATTTGATTACTATATAGATATGTACCTATAGTGTACTTAGGATACGAAATTATAGTAgccaatagtttaatatagttacaaGATGGTTGTTTATGCCgtttatggtttataatattatgtttgtatgtgCCCAACAGTGGCATATAACTTCCCACGAGTGATGTAATAggtaacattatattactcGCCGCGGAACCTGTGTTATTTCTctgttaacttatttttagttcataatactagtatttatcgttttggtataaaaattaatttggacATCTGTccagtacattttaaatcacgCGTTTTCTATTACGAGTAGgtaagtagaaaaaaatattatgtgtccTAAGATTTTAGTATCTCGATTCTTCTGAAGtttgtaattatatcaattgaaCTCTcgtaattaagtatattgatacatattgtgataaataataataaatatgcgtcaattattataaatattataaaatataaatgtttgtttttttttttaattcttgtaaaaactaataattatgaaatatatatatatcaacctCATCCACGGATGCGTGGATACGCGTGTTTTGACTTTTTATTAGGCAAAAAACTGTATTTACGCGCATCGCGTAATGCTATGTGATATGTGTCATGTATAGGGAacgaatttaaatgaaaatcgtattttttccGAAAACATTGCTTTTCAAGCACAAAGTTTATTTCATACATCAAGGAATGATAAAATGTAAcctttattttgcattttttgaattttttatatttttaagtcatgTTTTTTATAggaattgataattaaaaatgcttaaaaattaagcagCACCAGATTATACGGTGTGTCAGTGCTATTATGAAATACAAGGTAAAAGTATAACGaatgtatctatttaaaatgtatattcatttttttgaaataattttcagagTAAAAAGAAGATAGGAAAACTAGAAGATGATGCAAATGatacgaataattaatacctaagaataaaaatttatataattacataatttttttcaatgttaaaaataattttaagagcatttaaaaaaaaatgtctgttaTAAGTGcattaaatcgtattttaaaagGCGTTTTTTAGAGCATTTTAATCCGTTCCCTAgtcatgtattttatatggaTGACATTTTTCGGTGCTAAAAGTGCAGTAGAAAAATCTAGAAAACTCACACATCtgctttttaatatatttacaccttataatcaatattaaaatatgaatttaaatatttcatgttcaTGATTTTGACGATTTtcgttaaaattctaatttaaaaacggttataaaaaatattattactctatgtttttaaatagcgcaaaactattaaatttgaaattacgtCACatctaagaaatattaatattatacaatttagattAGTGCTCAATGTTCATGTTTGTCTCATAAATATCACCACTTTtacagaatttttaatttttagtcttttttttaaattattttaaaaagtactttttatttttatactttgtgGAAGTACAAACTAGATCCAAAATTCTATCGAAAACCATCCTAaatattcatgattttttttctgatatgTCTCACaataacacaattatattgaataagatatttatgacttaaaaatgaacttaatatacatttaagaaggttaatgtataataaagttataattttttgtacctATTACTTTTAAGCTTCATTAAttgtcaaattatatattaaaatgcaagCAGAGTCATAACTtacgaatttaattttctttgttttttataaccgGATATGTCGAAAATTatgattcattatttaaaacctaATCTGACATCCAGATGGACATTTCCTGGTATTATACTAACGCGGGTATACGATAAACAGAAACACTGAATACAGTACATTGGTATATACCAAAACTATCCTCTTAAGTcgaacaactataatataatttagtcacTGATGGGCGGACAGCCGGTCTTCTTAAGTACACatgtaataagtatacatggcactatatacgtatatatgatatagCGGAGACCAGAGAGTTACTATGGGGTGTAttcataacttatataataacaaaacatatatGATGTGTGAGATCAATCAAGCTGGGGGACCTGGGgtgtgaaataaaaacaaagaaaagaGGCGTAAGTACGTTATGGCTAAATAGGTCATATTAGGTatcattatactcgtatttaccTCTGAGACATACAATTTTGTACGTCAGCATTACTATtccattgataaatatatttatgatcaagttcattaaataaaatattatattcgatcaatgaccatttatataaatacattataatatcaaaaagcaatttaaaaattaaatgttattactgtctctattatatattatatttactcaatactggttacattttatatcaataatcgCATAAAAACGAGATTCAAATGCTTGTACaacttgatatttataatgtttaatatagaattaaaaatattatgtttgcatatttttaaaaataaaattaatattttaccatttttattttatataaatcctCAGAGTAATCCTTTACAAGCACCTTATATAGTTGAGAATATGTGTTAGTCGAATAATGTAAAAGACAAAAATTAagcttattttcaaaatattatattacaataacagaCGCCAGAcgacggtaataataatatgataatatataaaaatacaggcTAACCAAATGCTGATTCACACATCACATATTAACATGCTCCATCCCTAAATCCATACCCACACATGGGCAATGggcatttgacatttttatagttgCATAGTGAATGACTAAAAAAAgtgttacatattatgatagaaTACTATAGAATATTGACACTTAGTATATAACCTATAGCTATAAAGTATAAgatgtatactttatttacacaaaacaCTTTAACtttgagttttataatttttggtagTTTTTGATATACGTAGTTAGAaggtgtttaaaaaatttgcaTAAAAGAATCATTGTGTATGTACAAATATGAAACAATTTAAGTgtaagatataaatttaattgatttcaaaataatataagtaggtatgttaattaaccataaaatatcaggatttgtatttaatttatacaatttgttgGAAATTTTCTTAAAGTCTTTTTTGTGgataagatataattttttgtataaaatacttttagtcTTAAAAACCTATCTCCACCCTCCAGTATTGCGGTCTTATagatttagattataataattataggatCGTATAATATAGCTGATTAAGCTCTCAGGTACTTTGACACCTAGTCCGCCACCGTGACCATGAAGTATCATTATAGTACCTACCAATATAGTATCATActgatacaaaaatatcaaaattaaaggaaattattggaaaatttTACTTTGTAACACAAGATAAATTCATCATTTTTTCCCCTATTACCATTAGTTTATACTTACAGGAATTATCGATGATCGGTACGAGCACCCACGGCACAGCATTGTTGATCAAGTTCGAGACTGTGGCCTGCCCTGCCGCCACCGACGTCGTACCCGCGGCCAACGGATCTTGTTGCAGCAGTGACGAAGCGGCCGGTGCGATCGCATTTCCGTCCACTGACGACTGCGCGACGCCGCCTCCACCAAACGGCGATCCGCCGCGACGTTTCCTGCGGCCCAACCGTGGCCCGAACCATATGCCGCCGTTGCTCGTTTGGGTCGTGCCGCCCCGCTTGTCGGCTCCGAACAGCGCGGCCGTGGCCACACCTGAGGTCGGAGATCCGGTGCCGTAATAGCTGGCGCCGTTTGTTCCACCGCCGCTGTTTTCTCCCCGCCCGACGTTACCGCTGACACCACTACCGCCGCCGCCATAGTCGTACCACAACAGGTCGGAGATGGGCCTCTGTTGTGCCGCTGCTGCTGCAGCGTCGGCAACCATCGCCGAATAATCGTAGTCCAACTGTTCCATAAACTTTTGCGCTTCTTGTaagtctatatataataataatgtataaatatttttttttgtacagccacaaaaatagataataataaattgataatagccaggatatagataataaataaacaaacgtgatttatgttaaaatgtttaaattataaacaatttaaaatatacatttaaatataatctaatgaCTTAACTACCTACTCTATAGTAGGTACTCTATTAGTAAAACCAAGtcaaagtaattatattatgattgtagacactttattaaaatcaaaattctatacaaatattaattttctacatAAAGTTTCTCGTACAATAGTTAAACATTGTGATCCCAAAGTGatctttctatattatatagaatatttatataatgagaaaaaagtataatttagtagattaagtattaaatttaatcattttaatcggaattcttatttttgaacttaaatTAAGATGCACGTGGtcacgtatatataattaaaaatccatGAATTTAACACTCACCATTAACGTGTattcaaaacttaatatttattaaacgtattaaattaaaatatgacatttaaaatatacatatgtgttaataattgccgtaaaaaaaactaaacattaaaaatagctgcacctattatagtaaaatcaaatatttcattagcAGTATTATCGTAAAAAAGCGGGAAAGGTGGTGCAACTCCTTCTAGtgaattttattagtatatacatatatatttttaatttgtaaaggGTGCTATtggttacaaaaaatataatagttgtaatatttttatttattataattatagtcaaAACAACTCAAATcactgttttaaaaatctgTGCTGCTTAAATTTTAACGGGGATTAAAAAGAGGTAAGCTCACGGTCAAGGACGTACACAGGGGGGGTGTTTTGGGTGTTCAAAAATCCCCcgaaatatttggtttttgtatggttatttacttattttattttaatgttaattgtcataattattattatactttgataTACACGTATGATATTACGGGGGCTAAGTAAACTGAGTTCAAAATACCGTTTTTGTGGTAAACTTAAAAGGTATAAGGTAAACTGAGTCCCTGGTTATAATAGGTTTAGTTTCCAAAACAGCACATTTTCTTTCTCACCTTTACAGGCTTAATACTATcagttatgttaaaaatgtgctttttttcttttaatatctaatattattcacaacgttatacataaaaatcacaattaattatgtatcgtACATAACTGGCGTGGTCAAAAATGTGCTTTTACTCATTGTAAATGATGACGATTTCTAGTCATTGAATCgaacactgattttttttcaaattacctagtttcattagaaaaatatgtctGTAGACTTAAATtgaaagaagaaaaattaaatataaaaaagacccattcataaaagtataaaacgagtacaaaataatacaaagcctcgttaagatattaaaatatagtattctaTTTACCGTAGGCACTGCgtgttatacataaaaataatcgtccatagaaaataaaaaaggcgTTAATTCCTAATATCTATTGGCCGTtaagaataatgaatattacagtatagctggctagtaataaaaaaaacgtacaCGTCGTCTGGAATGCATCGGACGAAACCAAAATTTAGTTGATTTGCAATTCAGAGTTCAAACGTCAAACACCACACAAGAGTGAATGGCTGGAGTCTACGAATCGGCCAACATCAATGAAATCGAATACACCGACTCACTGTTGTTATTAATGAAATCATCGGTaatcgtacctatatattatcgttatcgAAGTACATTGATTTCGTGCATTGGAGATACAGCAGTTGACGAACCGACGACGTACGTAAAATTGCAGTTCTTAGTGGAAGCCGTCGGATAGGACGACAGAGAGTAGGTACCCCCGAGAAAGAGTAGGCACGGAGTCTGGCGATAAGTCACCAACGCGCGTCTTCCGGCGTCCCGTGGTGTGACGTGTTCACGGGTGTCGCATGCCCGGTTGTGGACGCGCCGATCTCCTGTGCATGGCGGCCAGCCGAACGGCACCCACTTTTTACAATCGCGCGGCCCGACGGCGACACGGTGGTTGTATTATAAGCGGTACCGGAGTGGACAACGGTGGTACCTTATATTAACGGCACCAGTATAGCAATCGCGGTATACTGATTGACGAGAGATCGACAATTAATCGTTACGTAGCAATGCGACCGACTGCTTGATGGACGCGGCACGTCATGGACAACGGTATAGTTTGAGCGACAATAATGTACTGCATCGCGcgtacaaatgtattataacgaCAAACGGTATAAAAGTTGGCGGACGGCGACGGAACAGCCGGCGAAGAAGCCGGACAACAacgataaaaacattaaaaacgtgCTAGAGCGTTTAACGTCGAGCGAGTTGTCACGAGGCGGTGGCACACTAGGACGCGTGTCTGAACAAAAACGTCCCGGTGTACGACGTTTACCCGTCGCGACACGGCCGGCGGAGGCTGACGAACCGCCGAACGCAATCGGAgacgcataaaaataatacggtGACCGACAAAGCGGCCGATCAAAATCGACAAAATAATCGCAAATGGTATTTCGCGGTCGTACAAAAACACGATGTCGCGGTGTCGGGGACGTCTCAACAACATATTGTAAAAGCAAAAACACAAATCTCGCGTGACACGGATCGCGGGAACATACAACCAGCGGTCGATGAACACGTCTTTGAATGCGATGACAATGTCTGATTGCTGTGACACGGTGGTGCTGTCGTACTGAACGagatacacattatatatccCGACTGTATCCGTGATGGTgacggtatatatatatatttatttatatttattatgtatcgaAATACTGCGGTGAGACTACACTGGCATCGTCACACGGACTATAGTGTGATATTAACGTCAATACGtcattgataacaataataattgtaacgaTTACAAGGTGACCGGCCGGCGTTTGCGTCGTCCGGTAATAGTGAGTTTGACGGGCCGTAGGTATTCTCATAACGAATTAACGAAACCGATGTGCCGCCAATAACACACGAGGTCCActcatttattgtaatatactagCTGCCCAAACTTCCTCgggaagaaattattttttataatttaatttaaaaacatttgactattttttggctatacaaatagtataatataattacatattgtagttattgttattgctaatttctgaaaattatttatcctacattttgaattcaacCACTGGAGTGaacaattttattctttttattatagaattgaGATAAGGTAGAAAACATTGTaacattaaattgtttgttcaatgaataatataaaaatgcgagtgcaaacaaataaataattaataataataacaataataaataaacaaacaatatttatatataataattattattatattattatgagagGAAGCGATAAGGTTAGAGACGTTCAAAACCGGTTTCCTTCGTCTCCAAAATCAGGTTagattcttatatatatatatatagatgtgATGGCAATGCAAATTATACATGCCAAGACGTTAGACGAATGGTGAATCGCCGGGCGGCCGTACATTTTACGCACCAAAACGATACATGGTTTTGAGTGTACCAAACACTCGTCACTCGATCTAccctaattaattttgaatcttatgtatatcatttattttttcaatatatgtatatatattgaatgtaattatattattcaaatttatatggtaattatatggtattatgataattatattatcattcaatatatatgtatataataaaacttttaaacgattataatctttaaaagACTTAACATTCTTAGTGAAGatattcttatttcttaaCATAATGGCTAAAACTTCGCGAAAATTAGATTTggtattgtaatttttctttatatcaatgtttatttattcagccattatactcgtatattgtacaataattccattattatattataatttataattataactatcgattatatatacaatatatatttattattatataattattattttaattttattatatacataatcaattctataactataaatatttctttaaattttaaaggaattaacttacaactaaaaattaataaaaaaaaggtaggtGCATTGAAAAGAGCATTCTTTATTTAAGAACAAttagtaaaaactattaaaaaactattgaatattaataaaccaaCAATAATTAGAAAgcaaaatctaattttctttttgtttttgaaaagtattcgacatttgttaaatttgtatttattgattcGAAATATTCAATGTTTGTTTGAAGaaattttcattgtaaatGTTATCTATACAACTATCTctgcattaatatattattattacaatatgtatcaGTGTGTGAAAAAAGTTGACTAAAATACatctattagttataatatggtGTGGGTCTCACACTTAATcactaattattcaaaaacatacaggcattaaataataatgaaaaaattggtttgCGCGGCAATACAACGCGAGTCGcaaactcaataattttactaaattataatttatagtatgtatGCAACAacaagatatatttaattttaaatcacaccATCTTCTTAAAcgcataaatatacttattaggattatgaaaaaaaattctgatacTTCGTTCGCATCCGTCGCGTCGTCAGTCGGCACAATTGGAAATtacagaattataaataaaactaaccgctaaacaatgtatttattattatttaatgtaaataaaaactaaatataagaccctaaacaaattaataaagtaaatcaaAAAAGATCTACTTTTCTAtaactgattttcaaaaacttttttttgtgtacatcTCTGCCCACGGTCATTTAATTTGTCGACATTGTGTAGGATCAGCTagaggtaataaataaataagtgtatattattgttgttattgattacggaaaataaaatagaaatagcaTAT includes the following:
- the LOC113552944 gene encoding serine/threonine-protein kinase STE20-like, coding for MCTVCFLWFIACSLLMTNASILNDLQEAQKFMEQLDYDYSAMVADAAAAAAQQRPISDLLWYDYGGGGSGVSGNVGRGENSGGGTNGASYYGTGSPTSGVATAALFGADKRGGTTQTSNGGIWFGPRLGRRKRRGGSPFGGGGVAQSSVDGNAIAPAASSLLQQDPLAAGTTSVAAGQATVSNLINNAVPWVLVPIIDNSLYNQIQMKQNARNGRSSEEDDDDDAASRSRHTARSPPYSPPFSPRLGRQAIMTRPQVPRLGRETLLYRRDARNALYQQSNATLLRQQRQQQQQEQRQQLQASSLQAATESAAARRQAV